TCCCCTCTTACGGGATGTCAATTTTGACTCATAATGAATTTTCATATAGAAAATCTGTTCGTACAATCTTCTGAAGAAAGCATGATATAATTCATGTAATAGGATGTAATAATTAGGGAGCAATAGTAATGACTCAGGTCCAAGAGGAAGAAGGTAGAAGGTAAGCAGTAGGAGTAGTAGCAAAAGAAAGAAGAGAGAGTAGGCGTCCTGCCGAAAAAACAGGATGCTGGATATGAGTCATAACCATTTATAATCTGCTAAAGAAAGAATGATACAGTGCATATAGCAGGACATAATAGTTAGGAGCCAAGAGTGATGACTTAGAGTGCAAGAGTGAATTTTAATTAGTTGGAGGCCTAGACTTTCTTTGCTACTTAATGACTTGACGAGCAAGTTTGTATACCGGACTTTGTTCCGAATACATCTAAAGATAATTAAGTTTCCGCCTTAAGGAACTAAGGACACACTTGAGTCACAAAAACTTTGAAAATTACACTTGGATTTTCATAGAAGGGCTTCAATCTTTAAACTCGGACTACTTGATGAATAAGAAGATGGTAGAGTAGAAAGTAGCATACATATCCTACTGTAAATAGCAGAAACTAACAATAAAAAGATATCCTACTGTAGATAGCAGAAACTAGAATAATaaggtggatagagttacctagTATCGATTGATGGTGGGAGGTAGCAGatatcccgtggaattagtcgaggtacgCGCAAGCTGGCCTGGACACCACAGTTATAAAGAAAAGACTAATAAGGAGTTAAGGACTGCAATTGCAGGAAAGTTTCTAGGGGTTCACCTGCAAGTTCTGTACCTGAAATACTTGTTATTTGTTTTGGGATAGATAAAGAATGAGGGGGACAGATATAGAAGAGCGAGAAACAGTCTAGAAAAGGGGAACaagaagagagaaagaaaaaCTTAGGAAATGTAGTTCAGACTGAATAAACTGTGGGAACGGCACATTTTCTAGGTGTTGACCTCAAGGCGTTTCGACACTTCTGATTGGGTGTTTGgttgttttgaatttttctttttcgTACTTAATGTCATTCTAGAAGGTATTGTCTGTGCAATTTGACTAGGAATTTTTTGAATTTATGTTTGTGTAGTTCTTGCGTGATACCTGCTCTGATGAAATTTTGCTTTACCTTTTCatcaaataaaaaaagaaaatccCAATAGATGAAATTGAGTTAGCACaatgaaaaaaggaaaaagggaaAAGACGACCAAAGTGGATCATATTACATGAATCCTGCATTTGCGTTTGACATATCACTATATCGGTGTTTGATGGGTGTGACATGGGCATGAGTGAGTACTTGGTGTGAATTTTTGGGTACACACTAAAAATTAGCAAAGCTGCAGATACCCGTACAGACATTCGTGTTTGATGTGTACTGATTCTGCCATTGTAACACAGCCTAAACATACCTTGTCTACTCTTTGGATAAGATACTAATATGAAAATGTTGCACTTACCTCAGTTTCAATTTTAGCCCCGTGCGACGGTGTCCAACACATTTAACCTCAACACCAAGGCCAATGTTGTCCTCTTATTAACCGAGATACTATTTGAATAAAAATTTAACTGCTGTACTGCCTACCAACTGCGATACCCTTCCATCTCACAACCTTCATACTTTCTAATTCAAATGCTTATGAAAATCTATGTTACATGAACTCAGTATGGGCACTCACATTTTTTTATTTGCCAATTTTTATGTATCTTTAATCGTGAATTGGCAAGTTTTATGTATCCCCAACTTATTTGGGACTGAGGCGTAATTGTTGGTTGGACGAATTTGCATGAGGACCACATCACACCTATTCTACACGGGTATATAAAATAAGTGAAGCATCAATGCATTTTAGCTGAAAATATTGTAATGGAAGAAAAAGTACAAAATGACAGAGTAATGGAGACCTGCCTCCAGCTGGGCAACTCTGCAACTCTGCACTTCTGGATAACTTGATTCTCAACCACCACGTGTGGTACAAGAAACAAGAGGTCAGCAGTAGGTGGGCAGAAAGATATATTTTAAGTAATAAAATGAAATTTGATGAGGTAACAACGACAAGTTAGCTGTTGATAAAATTTGGAGGACCTTAATTCTCTTAGCTGTTTACCGTTTGTTGAAGTAAATGCGGTCTTTTGTAAATAAAAAAACGTCCATTTTGTAATTGTTGGAAACCTCTCTAGGGTTCTTAATGGCGTTAATCCAATATTAGGAATCAAGACAGCAACCTTTCGATCAAATGTGCCTCTAGCTTGTATTTAACTCATTTTTGTAAGACAAAGAAAAGAATTGTTTGCTACTCATGGTGGCTTCGGCAGTAATGAGAGAAAATATTATGTGCGCTAACTGACATGCAATGCTTGACAGACTGTACATGAAGGTAGGATCTATCAGTTGAAACTATTTTGTGGAAAGGAGTATCCAGATGAGCCACCTGGTGTAAGGTTCCAGACCAGGATTAACATGAGCTGTGTAAATTATGAAACTGGTGTGGTAGGTACTACTTTCTATTTGACTTTATTAGGTTTGATATTAATAAAACAGTCTTATGTGTGAGAACGTTTATCAGGTAGAGCCACGTCTTTTCCCGATGCTTGCTGATTGGAAGAGGGAAAACACAATGGAGGATATATTGATGCAGTTGAAAAAGGAAATGATGTCTCCCCAAAATCGAAAACTATCTCAGCCTTCCGACGGTGAGTCATCACTAGGTTGATCTTTTAtgcttttattttcttaattgaaAAAGGTTGATCTTTCTTCACTGCTTGTTTAACCTTTTATTGTTTGATAAGTAATAAATAATGTTATTATTAGGAGATCGAGCACTAACCTAGTGCTACAAAACATAGTTACAGATTGCACAGTTCCTCAATTGTATCTTACATAGCATCAACGTCCTGAACAAAAGCTAGGTTGCACTGCTTGTTTAATTTTATTCCAAAGAGAATTTGCATTCCGAGAAGAGGATTGGTTAGCATCTACAcgtctgcatatttatttttccCCTTCATTCAGTTTGTCATGTCTATATCTCAGTATATGTTGATGCATGTTGATTTAATGTCTCAATACGATCAGTTTAGGTAATGGTCTTTGTTGTTACGTCAAATAGGATGTTGAAAAAAAAAATGCGATAGTCTGAATCAAGGCTGTACTTTCTTTTGTCAGGCAATGAGGAGGGCCGGGTGGATCAGAAAGGCTTAGTGGTGAAATGCTGCATTATGTAATTTAATGAAATACTGAAGGTAATAATGTATATAATCTTAATACTTAGATGATTCCAAACATTGTCTTAGTATGTATCAACGCGTATATGCTTCGTACTTCTTATTGAATCCTCCTTAATTATGGGGTGGACAGCTATTTAATGCCAATTTTCCAACTGTATAAATAAGGCAAACTAGTTTCATGACTTAAATCATATCCTGAATGATGCTCAAGTTTGTTTGAGAATACCAGTGATGGCGCTTAAAGAGAGAGTCGATGATTGCCCCTCAAATACTCAGTGAAGCATGTTAAGGTATTGAAATGGCTTCAGTGTAGATTTTGGAACAATAATATTTATGTGATTCCAAGTGTTATTTTGCTTCCTATATCAACCTTTAGATGTTCTGGAAAAAGATCTTGAAATGTGGATTTCTTCTAACTTTCATTCTAGTTGCTGAAGAGTATTCCTGGTAATGTGCACACTTTTTAACTTTCTACAAGCTAGCAAAATAACCCCAGTTTTTCTGTCGTGTAAAAAATTTCTTCTATTCCAATAGTACTTATTCACTTTGACTTTGAAGgccaaatattatttattttgacCAATGAATTTTTCTTATCAGTCTTTTTTAAAATAAACTTTGTGACTT
This region of Nicotiana tomentosiformis chromosome 4, ASM39032v3, whole genome shotgun sequence genomic DNA includes:
- the LOC104117231 gene encoding ubiquitin-conjugating enzyme E2 variant 1B-like, with translation MLQDMGSEGSSKVVVPRNFRLLEELERGEKGIGDGTVSYGMDDADDVFMQSWTGTIIGPPNTVHEGRIYQLKLFCGKEYPDEPPGVRFQTRINMSCVNYETGVVEPRLFPMLADWKRENTMEDILMQLKKEMMSPQNRKLSQPSDGNEEGRVDQKGLVVKCCIM